ACCTCACTCTGACGAAATTGTTTTCCCGACATTTTGTCAATAAATTCTCATCGTTATGTCGTACCTTTCCATTATCCGGCGTTCTGCGGCCACCGGCTGCGACCCTTCGACGCCATTGCGTGCACTGGCGGACGTGGCCGGCAGCAGGCATAATCGCTTGCGTGTCATGCGGTCCCTGCCCGGTCTCGCAGCCTGCGCCCGTTCCGGCGCATCTCCCCAATCGTTCCGGGTCCCACAGGAAACCTGCCCCCATGCATCGCGTCGAACTCGGGCTGAAATTCGCCCTCGATCCCGCGGGGCTGAAAAGCCTCCGGCAGCACCGCGCCCTGCGTGACCTCAGGCTTGCCAAACCGGTGACCCGGTCGCAGAGCGCGGTCTATTTCGATACCGAAGACCGCCGGCTTCACGCCCGCGGCGCGGTGGCCAAGGTGGTCACCATCGGCCGGCGCCATGTCCAGTCGGTGAAATGCGCGATGGAGCCGCCGGCGGGCTCGGCCCTGATCCGGCGCGACGCCTTCGAGGATGCGGTGGCCGACGACCGGCCGGATCTCCGGCTGTTGACCGGCACCCCGCTCGGCGCGCTCGGCGCCGAGGCCGATCTCGCCGCCGCGCTGAGGCCGGTTTTCGTCACCGATCTCAGGCGCAGCCTGCACCGGCTGGGCGATGCCGGCTGGGCGGTCGAACTGGTGATCGACGAGGGCAGCATCGCCGATGCCGAAGATCCGGAACACCGGCTGCCGGTTGCCGAAATCGAACTCCGCCTGCTGGAGGGTACGCCCGACCGGCTCTATCTGGTGGCGCTCACCCTGCTCGACCGGGTGCGGCTGCAGCCGCTGCTGCCGCCCAAATCGGAGCGCGGCTTTGCCCTGGTCGCCGGGGCCGCGGCCGCGGACGAGGTGACGGCCGAGAAGGCCGCCCCCGTCGCGCTTGACCCCGACATGACCGCGGCCGAGGGCTTCCGGGCGATCGCCCGCGCCTGTCTGGGCCAGCTGGTCGCCAACGAGCCTGCGGTGCGGGCGGGGCTGCCCGAAGGCGTGCATCAGATGCGGGTCTCGGTCCGGCGGCTCAAATCGGCGCTGTCCACCTTCAAGGAGATTTTCGGCGAGGCGACCGGGGCGACCGTCGCCGACCCGCTGGCGCCGGGTGTCGATCCGGCGCTGCTGACGCCGGGCGACGTCAAGGCGGCGCTGGGCTGGCTGATGGCGGTGCTGGGGCCGGCGCGCGACGCCGATGTCTTTGTGGGCGAAACCCTGACCGGGGCGGAAAAGCTGCTGGGGGCCGGCCCGCTCGCCGCGCTGCGCGGTGCGGTGGAAGACGACCGGCGCGCGGCCTGGGATGCCGTCGCCGCGGCACTCGACGATCCGAAATTCGCCCGGCTGCCCCTGGTGCTGGGCGCCTGGATCGAGGCCGGCCACTGGCTGCCCGATGGCGGCGTGGCGCCGGAGCCCTTCGACGGGCTGGCGATGTCCGGCGGTGATGCCGACACCCCCGAGGCAGAGGAGGCGCCGGTCGTCCACCTGTCTCCGGCCCCCGGTCTTGAGCCGCTGGGGGCCTTTGCGGCCCGCGTGCTCGACAAGCGGCTGCGCAAGGTGCTGCGCCGGGGCCGCGGTCTCGGCAAGCTGGCGCCCGAGGCCCGGCACGAGGTGCGCATCCAGGTCAAGAAGCTGCGCTATGCCTGCGAATTCTTCGGCGGGCTCGCCACCGACCAGAAGCAGGCGACCCGCTTCGGCAAGCGGCTGAAGGCGTTGCAGGATGCGCTCGGCCTGCTGAACGACATTGCCGTCGCCCGCTCCCGGCTGGAAGAGCTGTCGGCCCGGCCGGCGCTCGCCTTCGGTGCCGGCATGATCGCGGGCGCCCATGCGGCCGGCCAGGACGAGGCCCTGCGCAAGGGGGTGAGCGCCTGGAAACGTTTCGTGAAGGATGCCGATCCCTTCTGGTCCTGATCTTCTCTCCACCCGCGGAGCCCGTGACCTCATGACCCGGACCGATACCGATCGCTGGCAGGCGGTCGACCTCTGGTTTGCCGATCACCTGCTGCCGGCGGACCCGGCGGGAGAGGCGGCCCTTGCCGCCAATGCCGCAGCCGGCCTGCCGCCCCACGACGTCTCGCCGCTTCAGGCCCGGTTTCTGGGGATTGTCGCGAAGATGATCGGCGCCCGGCGGGTGCTGGAGATCGGCACGCTCGGCGGCTACAGCACCCTGCATCTCGCCCGGGCGCTGGGGCCGGCGGGGCGCGTGGTGACGCTGGAATTCAATCCGCATCATGCCGATGTCGCGCGCGCCAACCTTGCCGCGGCCGGGGTGATGGACCGGATCGATCTGCGCGTCGGCCCGGCCCATGATCATCTGCCCGATCTTGCCGCTGCGGTCGAAGACGGGTCCGAGCCGCCCTTCGACCTGATCTTCATCGATGCCGACAAGCCGTCGAACCCGGTCTATCTCGACTGGTCGATGATGCTGGTACGGCCGGGCTCGCTGATCCTGGCCGACAATGTGGTGCGCGACGGGCGGGTCACCGATCCCGATGGCGATGCCTCGGTGCAGGGCGTGCGCAGCTTCACCGGCATGGTCGCGGCCGATCCGCGGCTTGAGGCGACGGTGCTGCAGACCGTGGGCGTGAAGGGCCATGACGGCTTCATGCTGATCCGGGTGGCCTCCGTCTGACCGGCGAAGGCCGGGTTACCCGGCCGGCATGTGCAGAGTGAAGCGGGTGCCCTCGGGCCCGGTCGAGTCCAGGGTCAGATCGCCGCCATGGGCGCGGGCCAGATCGCGGGCGATCACCAGCCCCAGCCCGGTGCCGCCCGGCCGGGCTGAGCCGGTGAAGGGCTCGAAGAGATGGGCGGCCGCCTTGGGCGGCAGGCCCGGCCCGGTATCGTCGACCCGGATCGCGATCTCGTCCCCGCTGCCGCGGCCGATGGCGACCACCAGCCGGTGGCCGCCGGGCGGCGGCGCGGCCGTCTGCATCGCCTCCAGCGCATTGCGCACCAGATTGGCCAGGATCCGGTAGAGAAGGTCATGGTCTGCCAGCACCGTGGTGCCCGCCGGTATGGCGCAGGCCCGGGCGATCGGCCCGGGATCGGCTGCCGGCAGCAGCGGGTCGTCGGGGGCGGCCGGCGGGTCGGGTTCCACGGTCGCCAGCACCTCTTCCACCACCTGGGCCAGATCGAGCCGGGTTCTGTCGGGGGCCGGCGTCTCGGTGGTGGCGAAGCCCAGGGACCGGCCGCAAAGCGTGATCGCCCGGTCGAGCGCGGTAATCATCGGCGGCAGCAGCCGGCGCACCGCGGGGCTCGCCTCGCGCTCGATCCGGTCGGCATTGAGCAGCGCGGTCGAGAGCAGGTTGCGCAGGTCGTGGTTCAGCTTGGCGACCGCCGCACCCAGCCCCGCCAGCCGGCTTTTCTGTTCCAGTGCCCGGCGCACGCTCTGCTGCATCATCGCCAGTTCCCGCTGCACGATGCCGATTTCGTCGCTGCGCCCCGAGGTCGGCATCATCCGGGCCGGATCTTCCGGCGCCTCGCGGAAGGCGATCACCGCCGCCGCCATCTGGCGCATGGGCCGCACCATCAGCCGTTCGATGGCCGCATAGAGCAGCGCGGCGACGATCGCCGACAGCACGATGGTCAGGGTCAGGATGCGGATCGAATAGGCGCGCATCTCGTCGCGCAGATCGCGTTCCTGAAACAGCACGTCGACCATCATCTCGGGCGCCATCGGCGCCGGGCCGATCACCCGGATCAGCCGGGGTTCGGTTTTCAGCAGGCAATCGAGCGCATCGCGGATCAGCGTGAACGGGGTCTGCTGGCGCAGATCCACGGTCCGGGCGGCCGGCGCCAGTTCGCCCAGCATCAGATCGGGCCGGCCCGGGCGGCTGAGCGTGACGGCGACCACCATGGAATTGTCGAGCAGCACCTTTTCCAGCCCCGGCGTCACCTCCATGTCGCGATCTTCCAGCGCCAGGCTCGCCAGATGGGCCGAGGCAAGCCGGGCCTCCAGGAACACCAGACGGAAGCGGGCGATGGAGGGCAGATAGATCAGCACCTCGCCCAGGATCACGAAGATCACGGTCAGCAGCAGCAGCCGGCCCGACAGGCTGTCGACGAAGGGCAGACGAAAACGGCGGCGGGGCCTGCTGTCGGGCATAAGGATCCCCCCTCGCGGTCAGGGCAGCCGCAGCAGCAGCCGCACCAGACGGCGGCTGCGGCTGCCGAACAGCAGCTCGGTGAAGGCCTGGCCGGCGGCGCGTTTCGACGCCTCGGCGCGGGTGGGATAGGCCGTGATCAGCCCGGCCATGGCGCCGATCTTCAGCTTCTCGCGGATCGCGAGTTCCCAGCTCTGCAGCAGTTCACCCGCGCCTTCGCCCACGATGCCGGCGCCCAGAATGCGGCCGCGGCGGCCGACCAGAACCTTGACGAGGCCGTCGCGGCGCCCCTCGGTGCGGGCGCGGTCGACCTCGGCGAAGGGCCAGCGCAGCACCCGGATATCGCCGTGCATCGCCCGTGCCTCGGCCTCGGTCGGGCCGACCCGGGCAAGTTCCGGATCGGTGAAGATCACCCGCGGCACCGCCCGGGTCTCCACCCTGGCCGGCAGGCGGAACAGCGCCTGGCGGATCACGATGCCGGCATGATGGCCGGCCATATGGGTGAAGCGCTGCGGGGCCGCGCCGTCGATGCCGCCGATGCAGTCGCCGATGGCGAAGATCCGGGCATTGCTGGTCCGCAGCCGCGCATCGACCCGGATGCCGCCGGCATCGACCTCGACCCCCGCCGCCGCCAGATCCAGCCCCTCGGTCACCGGCCGGCGGCCGGTGGCGACCAGCAGCTGGTCGCCTTCCACCACCTGCCGCACGCTCCCCTGGCCTGCCAGATGGAGGCGGACACCGTCGCCTGTGGCCCTCGGGGCGGCGGCCACGGCGCGGGCCTGTTCCAGCACCGCCACGCCTTCGGCCAGCAGGCGGTCGCGGACCACCGCCACCAGCTCCGGATCCTCGGTCGGCAGCAGCCTGCCCGAGGTGGCGAGGGTGACCGCCGATCCCAGCCGCCGATGGGCCTGGGCCATTTCGACCCCGACCGGCCCGCCGCCCAGCACCACCAGATGTTCGGGCTGCATCCGGTCGCTGAAGATCGTCTCGTTGGTATGGACCACCACCCGCTCCAGCCCCTCGATCGGTGGCAGTGCCGGGCGGGATCCGGTGGCGATCACGAAACGCCGGGCGGTGACGATCCGGTCGCCCGCCATCAGCCGGTTGCGGTCCAGAAACCGGGCATCGGCTTCGATCACCTCGACGCCCAGGCTGCGGAAGCGTTCGGGCGAATCATGCGGGGCGATGTCGGCAATGACGTCTGCGATGCCGTCCTTGACCCGGGCGAAATCGGCCACCGGCGGTGCGCCCCGAAGCCCCAGTTCCGGCCAGCGCGCCGCCTCGGCCACCGCCCGCGCCCGTGCGATCAGCGCCTTGGACGGGATGCAGCCGGCATTCAGGCAGTCGCCACCCATGCGGCCGCGTTCAACCAGCACCACGCGCGCGCCCATCTGCACGGCGCCTGCGGCGACGCTCAACCCCGCCGCGCCGGCGCCGATCACGCAGATGTCGGTGTCGAGCATCCGCTCGGGGCTGGTCATGGGCGTCTCCGTGCGGCGCGGCGAGCCTTCACATGCGACACCAAAGCCGGCAGCAGGGCAAGCACCGCAAGCCCCGACAGCCCGGCCATGATCTCGACGGTCATCAGATCGGCCAGATCCGGCACCCGGCCCTCGGCGATCACCTGGCCCAGCCCCGCGCCCAGCGACACATAGACCAGCGCCCCCGGCACGATGCCGATCAGCGTGACCGCCGCATAGGGCAGAAGCCGCATGCCGAACAGGGCCGGGGCGACATTGACCAGAAAGAAGGGGAAGACCGGCATCAGCCGCAGAAACAGCAGATAGCTGGTGGCATTGCGCCGGAACCCGGCTTCCATGCGGCAGAGCTTCGCGCCGGCATGGCGCAGCATCAGCGGCCTGAGCGCGCCGCGCGCCGCCAGAAAAACCGTCACCGCCCCGGCGGTCGCCGCCACCAGCACGATGGCGAGGCCCAGCGGCACGCCGAAAAACACCCCCGCCGCCAGGCTCAGCAATGCGGCACCCGGCAGCGAGATGGCGACCGACACGGCATAGACCAGGCAGAAGCCGGCGATCGCCGTCAGCGGATGGGTCTGGATCAGCCCGGTGATCCGGTCGTGATGGCGGGCCAGGGCGTCGAGCGTCAGCTGATGATGCAGCCCGCCGGCCAGCGCCAGCGCCAGTGCCGCCACCAGGATCGCGAGCGGCAGGCAGCGCAGCAGCGGGCGGCGGCCACCTGTCTCGGGATGCGGGCGTTTGCGGCACATGGTCATCGGCGGCGGGTCCATCGGCGGGCGGCCGGGATGGCCGCTCCTTACCCAGATGTAACGACCGCCCGGCGCCCCCGCCAATAAACTTGCCGTGATCGCCCCGCGAGCCCGGCCGATGCCGGTGGGGTCAGTGTCTGGCCGTCACCAGCCGCGTGATGCGCTTTTCGATCTCGATCACCGCGAAGAGGGCCACACCGGCGCCGGTGGCGATCAGGATCTCGACCGGGCCGAGCGGCACGGTCTGGAACAGCCGGTTCATCGGCGGCCACCAGGTGAAGGCGGCCTGGGCCGCGACGGTCAGGGCGATGCCGGTCAGCACCGCCCGCGTGCCCATGATGCCGGTCAGCGTGAGCGAGGGCCCGGCCATGTAGCGCACGGCGAAGAGATAGAAGATCTCCATCGCCACCACCGCATTCACCACCAGGGTCCGCGCCCCCTCCAGCCCCAGCCCGCGCGCCTCGCCCAGATGGAAGACGGTGAAGGTGCCGATGACGAACAGAAAGGACACGAAGCCGATCCGCCAGAACAGGAAGGGCGTTACCAGCGGCGCATCGGCGGCGCGGGGCGGCCGGCGCATGGCGGCGGGCTCGGTCGGCTCGAAAGCCAGCGTCAGGCCCAGGCCCA
The DNA window shown above is from Tistrella mobilis and carries:
- a CDS encoding CYTH and CHAD domain-containing protein — encoded protein: MHRVELGLKFALDPAGLKSLRQHRALRDLRLAKPVTRSQSAVYFDTEDRRLHARGAVAKVVTIGRRHVQSVKCAMEPPAGSALIRRDAFEDAVADDRPDLRLLTGTPLGALGAEADLAAALRPVFVTDLRRSLHRLGDAGWAVELVIDEGSIADAEDPEHRLPVAEIELRLLEGTPDRLYLVALTLLDRVRLQPLLPPKSERGFALVAGAAAADEVTAEKAAPVALDPDMTAAEGFRAIARACLGQLVANEPAVRAGLPEGVHQMRVSVRRLKSALSTFKEIFGEATGATVADPLAPGVDPALLTPGDVKAALGWLMAVLGPARDADVFVGETLTGAEKLLGAGPLAALRGAVEDDRRAAWDAVAAALDDPKFARLPLVLGAWIEAGHWLPDGGVAPEPFDGLAMSGGDADTPEAEEAPVVHLSPAPGLEPLGAFAARVLDKRLRKVLRRGRGLGKLAPEARHEVRIQVKKLRYACEFFGGLATDQKQATRFGKRLKALQDALGLLNDIAVARSRLEELSARPALAFGAGMIAGAHAAGQDEALRKGVSAWKRFVKDADPFWS
- a CDS encoding O-methyltransferase, whose amino-acid sequence is MTRTDTDRWQAVDLWFADHLLPADPAGEAALAANAAAGLPPHDVSPLQARFLGIVAKMIGARRVLEIGTLGGYSTLHLARALGPAGRVVTLEFNPHHADVARANLAAAGVMDRIDLRVGPAHDHLPDLAAAVEDGSEPPFDLIFIDADKPSNPVYLDWSMMLVRPGSLILADNVVRDGRVTDPDGDASVQGVRSFTGMVAADPRLEATVLQTVGVKGHDGFMLIRVASV
- a CDS encoding sensor histidine kinase; the protein is MPDSRPRRRFRLPFVDSLSGRLLLLTVIFVILGEVLIYLPSIARFRLVFLEARLASAHLASLALEDRDMEVTPGLEKVLLDNSMVVAVTLSRPGRPDLMLGELAPAARTVDLRQQTPFTLIRDALDCLLKTEPRLIRVIGPAPMAPEMMVDVLFQERDLRDEMRAYSIRILTLTIVLSAIVAALLYAAIERLMVRPMRQMAAAVIAFREAPEDPARMMPTSGRSDEIGIVQRELAMMQQSVRRALEQKSRLAGLGAAVAKLNHDLRNLLSTALLNADRIEREASPAVRRLLPPMITALDRAITLCGRSLGFATTETPAPDRTRLDLAQVVEEVLATVEPDPPAAPDDPLLPAADPGPIARACAIPAGTTVLADHDLLYRILANLVRNALEAMQTAAPPPGGHRLVVAIGRGSGDEIAIRVDDTGPGLPPKAAAHLFEPFTGSARPGGTGLGLVIARDLARAHGGDLTLDSTGPEGTRFTLHMPAG
- a CDS encoding dihydrolipoyl dehydrogenase family protein; this translates as MTSPERMLDTDICVIGAGAAGLSVAAGAVQMGARVVLVERGRMGGDCLNAGCIPSKALIARARAVAEAARWPELGLRGAPPVADFARVKDGIADVIADIAPHDSPERFRSLGVEVIEADARFLDRNRLMAGDRIVTARRFVIATGSRPALPPIEGLERVVVHTNETIFSDRMQPEHLVVLGGGPVGVEMAQAHRRLGSAVTLATSGRLLPTEDPELVAVVRDRLLAEGVAVLEQARAVAAAPRATGDGVRLHLAGQGSVRQVVEGDQLLVATGRRPVTEGLDLAAAGVEVDAGGIRVDARLRTSNARIFAIGDCIGGIDGAAPQRFTHMAGHHAGIVIRQALFRLPARVETRAVPRVIFTDPELARVGPTEAEARAMHGDIRVLRWPFAEVDRARTEGRRDGLVKVLVGRRGRILGAGIVGEGAGELLQSWELAIREKLKIGAMAGLITAYPTRAEASKRAAGQAFTELLFGSRSRRLVRLLLRLP
- a CDS encoding VTT domain-containing protein codes for the protein MTMCRKRPHPETGGRRPLLRCLPLAILVAALALALAGGLHHQLTLDALARHHDRITGLIQTHPLTAIAGFCLVYAVSVAISLPGAALLSLAAGVFFGVPLGLAIVLVAATAGAVTVFLAARGALRPLMLRHAGAKLCRMEAGFRRNATSYLLFLRLMPVFPFFLVNVAPALFGMRLLPYAAVTLIGIVPGALVYVSLGAGLGQVIAEGRVPDLADLMTVEIMAGLSGLAVLALLPALVSHVKARRAARRRP